A stretch of the Psychroserpens sp. Hel_I_66 genome encodes the following:
- a CDS encoding chorismate-binding protein, producing MAPDEFLNDIEAHFNKNLPFVVYRKPHETLVKSILQKDNTVYHVKDFTESGFVFSPFDSKKETIIFPSESSKISSTAFSFPLENDHNPSALKKDLLVDISEENHQRHLKLVQKGIDAIGENTFEKVVLSRVETLPVLENNPIDFFLSLLQNYATALVYLWYHPKIGLWLGATPETLLKVEGQRFKTMSLAGTRQFDGDENINWDSKNSNEQYLVTNYILQELSPFVEQCEASPVKTIRAGELLHLQSKISGVLKSDSIKDVIFALHPTPAVCGLPKKITKNFILENEGYNREFYTGFLGELNLKTSKSRNKNKRNVENNAYSSVKTTSELFVNLRCMQISKNDILIYVGGGVVKDSKPQKEWEETVAKSFTIKKVILK from the coding sequence ATGGCACCAGACGAATTCTTGAATGACATAGAAGCGCATTTTAATAAAAATCTTCCTTTTGTTGTTTATAGAAAACCCCACGAAACGCTTGTTAAATCTATACTTCAAAAAGATAATACAGTTTATCACGTAAAAGATTTCACAGAGAGTGGATTTGTTTTTTCCCCGTTCGATTCAAAAAAGGAAACGATAATTTTTCCTTCGGAAAGTTCTAAAATCAGTTCTACAGCTTTTTCTTTTCCATTAGAGAACGATCACAATCCTAGTGCACTAAAAAAAGACTTGTTAGTTGATATTTCCGAAGAAAACCATCAAAGACATCTCAAATTAGTTCAAAAAGGAATTGATGCCATTGGTGAGAATACATTTGAAAAAGTAGTATTATCCAGAGTTGAAACATTACCTGTTTTAGAAAATAATCCCATTGATTTTTTCCTTTCATTATTACAAAATTATGCTACCGCATTAGTCTATTTATGGTACCATCCAAAAATAGGATTGTGGTTGGGAGCAACCCCAGAGACATTATTAAAAGTAGAAGGACAGCGGTTTAAAACGATGTCGTTGGCTGGTACAAGACAATTTGATGGAGATGAAAATATTAATTGGGATTCAAAAAACAGTAATGAACAATATTTAGTGACCAATTATATTTTGCAAGAGTTGAGCCCTTTTGTAGAGCAATGTGAGGCTTCACCAGTTAAAACCATTAGAGCAGGAGAGTTGCTGCATTTACAGTCTAAAATTTCGGGAGTTTTAAAATCAGATAGTATTAAGGACGTGATTTTTGCATTACACCCAACTCCAGCAGTTTGTGGTTTGCCTAAAAAAATAACCAAGAATTTTATTTTAGAAAATGAAGGCTATAACCGTGAGTTTTACACTGGTTTTTTAGGAGAACTCAATCTAAAAACTTCAAAAAGTAGAAATAAAAATAAACGAAACGTCGAGAATAACGCGTACTCAAGTGTAAAAACCACAAGTGAATTATTTGTCAATTTACGTTGTATGCAAATCTCTAAAAACGACATTTTGATTTATGTTGGAGGAGGAGTCGTTAAAGATTCTAAACCACAAAAGGAATGGGAAGAAACAGTTGCAAAATCGTTTACAATTAAAAAAGTAATATTGAAATAA
- a CDS encoding metal-dependent hydrolase, whose translation MQITFYGHASLGIKIDDIHILVDPFITGNPKASHIDIETLKADYILVTHAHQDHILDVEAIAKRTGAVVVSNFEVANHFDGLDIENHPMNHGGQWDFEFGNVKYVNAIHTSSFPDGSYGGQPGGFVIEGERKNIYIAGDTALTMDMKLIPLFTKLDLAVLPIGDNFTMGVDEAIIASDFVECDKILGYHFDTFGYIEIDHEMAKRKFFDKNKDLMLLEIGESIEL comes from the coding sequence ATGCAAATTACATTTTACGGTCATGCCTCTTTGGGTATCAAAATTGATGACATTCATATTTTAGTAGATCCATTTATAACAGGAAACCCTAAAGCATCACACATTGATATAGAAACTTTAAAGGCAGACTATATTTTAGTTACACACGCGCATCAAGATCATATTTTAGATGTAGAAGCTATAGCAAAAAGAACAGGAGCGGTTGTCGTATCTAACTTTGAGGTAGCAAATCACTTTGATGGTTTAGACATAGAAAATCATCCCATGAATCATGGAGGACAATGGGATTTTGAATTTGGTAATGTAAAATATGTTAATGCTATTCATACATCATCTTTTCCAGATGGTAGCTATGGTGGCCAACCTGGCGGATTCGTCATTGAAGGAGAACGCAAAAACATATATATTGCTGGTGATACTGCTTTGACTATGGATATGAAATTGATCCCATTATTCACAAAATTAGATTTAGCTGTTTTGCCAATAGGAGATAACTTTACAATGGGAGTTGACGAAGCTATTATAGCAAGTGATTTTGTAGAGTGCGATAAGATTTTAGGTTATCACTTTGATACTTTTGGGTATATCGAAATTGACCATGAAATGGCCAAACGCAAATTTTTTGATAAGAACAAGGATTTAATGCTTTTAGAAATAGGTGAGAGTATAGAATTATAA
- a CDS encoding glycosyltransferase family 9 protein, which yields MKFSLQSLSINELRRKAMYAITRNVGSSVSLDFNNLSELENVKKILVLRPNHRLGNLILTTPIIAELSHVFPNSKIDILIRGDYLAPIVFGKYEKINNYLPLPRKPFNSLIKYASLWGKVKVKEYDLVINAVEGSSSGRLLTKLSRAEYKVFGGTSEETPIEFKHRKHIALGPIYDLRYFLRNIREFNDKNIPLLDIKLTTEEKSKGKLALKKIVKTDKPVIGIFTFATGAKCYSTEFWDEFYTKLKAKFTAYQILEILPIENVSQIQFREKTYYSKDIREIASVMHNTEIFIGADSGMMHLASASLTPTVGLFSKANIEEYKPYGPQNTAINTNTTSIDDSLKIIERILDS from the coding sequence ATGAAATTTTCATTACAAAGTTTAAGCATAAACGAGTTGAGAAGAAAGGCAATGTATGCAATCACCAGAAATGTTGGGAGCAGTGTTTCCCTAGATTTCAATAATTTGTCAGAACTTGAAAATGTTAAAAAAATATTAGTTCTTAGACCAAATCACAGGTTAGGGAATTTGATTTTGACAACACCAATTATTGCAGAGCTTTCTCATGTGTTCCCAAATAGTAAAATTGATATTTTAATTAGAGGCGATTATTTGGCACCTATCGTTTTTGGCAAGTATGAAAAAATAAATAACTATCTGCCACTTCCTAGAAAACCGTTTAATAGTCTCATAAAATACGCATCACTTTGGGGTAAAGTGAAAGTAAAAGAATATGATTTGGTCATAAATGCTGTAGAGGGCTCATCTTCAGGGCGATTATTAACAAAACTATCAAGAGCAGAATATAAAGTGTTTGGTGGTACAAGTGAAGAAACACCAATAGAGTTTAAGCATAGAAAACACATCGCTTTAGGGCCTATTTATGATTTAAGATATTTTCTTCGGAATATAAGAGAATTCAACGATAAAAATATTCCGTTGTTAGACATTAAGCTCACTACTGAGGAGAAATCTAAAGGCAAGCTAGCACTTAAGAAAATCGTAAAAACAGATAAACCAGTGATTGGAATATTCACATTTGCAACTGGGGCAAAATGTTACAGTACAGAATTTTGGGACGAGTTTTACACCAAGTTAAAAGCAAAATTCACAGCATATCAAATTCTTGAAATATTGCCAATAGAGAATGTGTCGCAAATTCAGTTTAGAGAGAAAACGTATTACAGTAAGGATATTAGAGAGATTGCATCTGTAATGCACAATACAGAAATCTTTATTGGAGCAGATAGTGGTATGATGCACTTAGCTTCCGCCTCATTAACTCCCACCGTTGGTCTGTTTTCAAAAGCAAACATTGAAGAATATAAACCTTATGGTCCACAAAATACTGCCATAAACACAAACACGACATCAATTGATGACAGTTTAAAAATTATAGAACGTATTTTAGATTCGTAA
- a CDS encoding 1,4-dihydroxy-2-naphthoyl-CoA synthase: MKKAEWVTAKTYEDITYKKCNGVARIAFNRPNVRNAFRPKTTSELYDAFYDAGEDVNIGVVLLSAEGPSTKDGIWSFCSGGDQKARGHQGYVGEDGYHRLNILEVQRLIRFMPKAVIAVVPGWAVGGGHSLHVVCDLTLASKEHAIFKQTDADVTSFDGGYGSAYLAKMVGQKRAREIFFLGRNYSAQEAYDMGMVNAVIPHDDLETTAYEWAQEILAKSPTSIKMLKFAMNLTDDGMVGQQVFAGEATRLAYMTDEAKEGRDAFLEKRKPNFDKKWIP, from the coding sequence ATGAAAAAAGCCGAATGGGTCACAGCAAAAACCTATGAAGATATTACCTATAAAAAATGCAATGGAGTGGCGAGAATAGCATTTAATAGACCAAATGTTAGAAATGCGTTTCGACCAAAAACAACCAGTGAACTTTATGATGCTTTTTATGATGCTGGAGAAGATGTAAATATTGGCGTCGTTCTATTATCTGCGGAAGGTCCATCAACAAAAGATGGCATATGGAGCTTTTGCTCTGGAGGCGACCAAAAGGCAAGAGGACATCAAGGCTACGTTGGAGAAGATGGCTATCATCGTCTAAATATTTTAGAGGTTCAAAGGTTAATTAGGTTTATGCCAAAAGCAGTCATAGCAGTGGTTCCTGGTTGGGCAGTTGGAGGTGGTCACAGTCTTCATGTTGTTTGCGATTTAACCTTGGCAAGTAAAGAACATGCCATATTTAAACAAACCGATGCAGATGTCACAAGTTTTGATGGTGGTTACGGGTCTGCGTATTTAGCAAAAATGGTTGGTCAAAAACGTGCGCGTGAGATTTTTTTCCTCGGAAGAAATTACTCCGCACAAGAAGCTTACGACATGGGAATGGTAAATGCAGTAATACCTCATGACGATTTAGAAACTACAGCCTATGAATGGGCTCAGGAAATATTGGCAAAGTCACCAACATCCATAAAAATGTTAAAATTCGCAATGAATTTAACAGACGATGGTATGGTTGGCCAACAAGTCTTTGCTGGAGAAGCTACGAGATTGGCATATATGACAGATGAAGCAAAAGAGGGTAGGGATGCGTTTTTAGAAAAGCGCAAGCCTAACTTTGATAAAAAGTGGATTCCGTAA
- a CDS encoding DUF2490 domain-containing protein — MKLKFTLILLLCLSIQSFAQVEAGKTGAWYMYFYDAQFKDSKFGIQGDVQYRNWNLGGDLEQLLLRSGFTYRPTGVNAKFTLGYAHITSGAFGESNETSAESRIYQEALIPQKLGNRVFLTHRFRYEQRFVEDQDFRTRYRYNLFMNIPFNKSTLEKGVFYAALYNELFVNGQRDIGDNREVEFFDRNRTYLGLGYVLKQGMKFQLGWMNQKTDAIGKAQLQLSFHHNF, encoded by the coding sequence ATGAAATTAAAATTCACACTTATTTTACTCTTATGTTTATCAATACAATCTTTTGCGCAAGTAGAAGCTGGCAAAACAGGAGCATGGTACATGTATTTTTATGATGCACAATTTAAAGACAGTAAATTTGGGATTCAAGGTGATGTTCAATATAGAAATTGGAATTTAGGAGGCGATCTAGAACAACTTTTATTACGATCTGGATTCACCTACAGACCAACTGGAGTAAACGCAAAGTTCACTTTGGGATATGCTCACATAACTTCAGGAGCCTTTGGTGAAAGTAACGAAACATCAGCCGAAAGTAGAATCTATCAAGAAGCATTAATCCCTCAAAAACTAGGAAATAGAGTCTTTTTGACCCACCGTTTTAGGTACGAGCAACGATTTGTAGAGGATCAAGATTTTAGAACACGATACCGCTATAACCTGTTCATGAACATTCCATTCAACAAAAGCACATTAGAGAAAGGAGTATTTTACGCAGCGCTTTATAATGAACTCTTCGTCAATGGTCAACGTGATATAGGTGATAATAGAGAAGTAGAATTCTTTGATAGAAACCGAACCTATTTAGGTCTTGGCTACGTACTAAAACAAGGAATGAAATTTCAGTTAGGCTGGATGAATCAAAAAACCGATGCCATTGGGAAAGCACAATTGCAACTAAGTTTTCATCATAATTTCTAA
- a CDS encoding o-succinylbenzoate synthase: MKATFKPYSLHFKNPSGTSRGILKTKDTWLIVLERYDKKGIGECGMFKGLSVDDRPDFEEKLQFTCDNINLGLEVLLAELIEFPSIQIGLEMAFKSLESEDGFNLFPSQFTQNQKPIPINGLIWMGDKTFMKQQIKDKLETGFSCIKMKIGAIDFSSEIELLKSIRQEFSAKDIELRVDANGAFSPREALGKLKRLSEFDLHSIEQPIKQGQWQEMAKLCETTPLPIALDEELIGIFSEDKKKELLTVINPQYIILKPTLVGGFQGSEKWINLAENHNIGWWITSALESNIGLNAIAQWTFKQNSNLPQGLGTGSLFTNNFDAPLIVKNGTLQYKINGDWNLSNLRIKI, encoded by the coding sequence ATAAAAGCGACCTTCAAACCTTATTCACTTCATTTTAAAAATCCAAGTGGTACTTCTCGTGGCATCCTAAAAACCAAAGATACATGGTTGATCGTTTTAGAGCGATACGATAAAAAAGGCATCGGCGAATGTGGAATGTTCAAAGGATTGAGTGTTGATGACCGACCAGATTTTGAAGAAAAACTCCAATTTACTTGCGATAATATTAATTTAGGATTAGAAGTTTTGCTTGCTGAACTTATTGAATTCCCTAGCATTCAAATAGGATTGGAAATGGCTTTCAAGTCATTAGAAAGTGAAGATGGTTTTAATCTGTTTCCTTCGCAATTTACTCAAAACCAAAAACCAATCCCAATTAATGGATTGATTTGGATGGGAGACAAAACATTCATGAAGCAACAAATCAAGGACAAACTAGAGACCGGATTTTCATGTATTAAAATGAAAATAGGAGCCATAGATTTTTCTTCGGAAATTGAACTACTAAAATCCATTCGTCAAGAATTTTCAGCAAAGGATATTGAATTACGTGTTGATGCCAATGGTGCATTCTCACCTCGAGAGGCTTTAGGAAAACTGAAACGATTATCAGAGTTTGATCTTCATTCCATAGAACAACCCATCAAACAAGGTCAATGGCAGGAAATGGCGAAATTGTGTGAAACGACACCTTTACCAATTGCTTTAGACGAAGAGTTGATTGGTATATTTTCCGAAGACAAAAAGAAAGAACTATTAACCGTAATAAATCCGCAATACATTATTTTAAAACCAACGTTGGTTGGAGGGTTTCAAGGGAGCGAAAAGTGGATTAATTTAGCAGAAAACCATAACATTGGCTGGTGGATTACAAGTGCTCTAGAAAGCAATATTGGGCTTAATGCCATTGCACAATGGACGTTTAAACAAAACAGCAATTTGCCACAAGGCCTAGGCACTGGGAGTCTATTTACTAATAATTTTGATGCACCATTAATTGTAAAAAATGGTACATTGCAATACAAAATAAATGGAGATTGGAACCTTTCTAATCTCAGGATTAAAATTTAA
- the menD gene encoding 2-succinyl-5-enolpyruvyl-6-hydroxy-3-cyclohexene-1-carboxylate synthase — translation MIYPKIPLAQTVIQLCKLKNIKHIIISPGSRNAPLTLGFTNDESFNCYSIVDERCAAFFALGIAQQIGEPTAVVCTSGSALLNYYPAIAEAFYSDIPLVVLSADRPKHLIGIGDGQTINQKDVFQNHILYSVNLKLDIKDEHGVSDKDELPIFKSLENKLERILGLQQSIQSYNEEEINRAIDLAYFNKGPVHINIPFDEPLYETVKQLSVNPELEDFGTKPSKIDQAELKDCIDEWYVSKKKMVLVGVLNPNQIDQKWLEELANDDSVVLFSETTSNIHHPQFFESIDKIIAPLDEKDFKELQPDILVTIGGLIISKKIKAFLRQFQPKHHWHIGEKMANDTFFALDKHIVAKPNDFFAEFLPKITHVTKSSYLEKWSMVKQHRHKKHLEYLKQIPFSDFKVFSAVLKSLPKKTILQLANSSAIRYAQLFKMNPSIEVYCNRGTSGIDGSTSTAIGCAVANPKQTTFITGDLSFFYDSNALWNNYIPNNFRIVVVNNNGGGIFRILPGHKNTPNFDYFFETQHQLTAKQLCEMYNFEYSTARNEEELETLLAPFYNKSKKPRLLEIFTPRTKNDTILLDYFKYIK, via the coding sequence ATGATATACCCTAAAATTCCGCTTGCACAAACTGTTATTCAATTATGTAAGCTCAAGAACATAAAGCACATAATTATTTCTCCGGGAAGTAGAAACGCTCCATTAACTCTTGGATTTACAAACGATGAATCTTTTAATTGCTATAGTATCGTAGATGAGAGATGTGCAGCGTTTTTTGCATTGGGTATCGCCCAGCAAATTGGTGAGCCAACAGCTGTAGTCTGTACCTCGGGAAGCGCATTGTTAAATTATTATCCTGCAATTGCAGAGGCTTTTTATAGTGATATTCCTCTGGTTGTTCTTTCCGCAGATAGACCAAAACATTTAATTGGTATTGGCGACGGACAAACTATAAATCAAAAAGACGTATTTCAAAATCACATTCTATATTCGGTAAATCTTAAATTAGATATAAAGGATGAGCATGGGGTTTCAGATAAAGATGAGCTTCCAATATTTAAAAGCTTAGAAAATAAGCTTGAGCGTATTTTGGGGTTGCAACAAAGTATTCAATCCTACAATGAGGAAGAGATTAATAGAGCGATCGATTTGGCGTATTTTAATAAAGGCCCAGTACACATAAATATCCCTTTTGACGAACCGCTTTATGAAACTGTGAAACAATTATCTGTAAATCCAGAATTAGAGGATTTTGGCACAAAACCCTCAAAAATTGATCAGGCTGAATTGAAAGACTGTATTGATGAGTGGTACGTGTCCAAGAAAAAAATGGTTTTGGTAGGTGTTTTAAATCCTAATCAAATAGATCAAAAATGGCTTGAAGAATTGGCAAATGATGATAGCGTTGTTTTATTTTCTGAAACAACATCCAATATCCATCATCCACAATTTTTTGAGAGTATTGATAAAATAATAGCACCTTTAGATGAGAAGGATTTTAAGGAGTTGCAGCCAGATATTTTAGTGACAATAGGTGGACTGATAATTTCGAAAAAAATAAAAGCATTTTTAAGACAATTTCAACCCAAACATCATTGGCATATTGGAGAGAAAATGGCCAATGACACTTTTTTTGCTTTAGACAAGCATATCGTGGCAAAACCGAATGATTTTTTTGCTGAATTCCTGCCAAAAATAACCCACGTCACAAAAAGCAGTTATTTAGAAAAATGGTCTATGGTTAAACAGCATAGACATAAAAAACATTTAGAATATTTAAAACAGATTCCTTTTAGTGATTTTAAAGTATTTAGCGCTGTGCTAAAGTCATTACCAAAAAAAACGATTTTACAATTAGCTAACAGTTCAGCAATACGATACGCTCAGTTATTTAAAATGAACCCAAGTATTGAGGTCTATTGTAATCGTGGCACAAGTGGTATAGACGGTAGCACCTCTACAGCAATAGGCTGTGCAGTAGCAAACCCTAAACAAACCACGTTTATAACTGGAGATTTGAGTTTCTTTTACGATAGCAATGCGCTATGGAATAATTACATACCCAATAATTTCAGAATCGTGGTCGTAAACAACAATGGAGGCGGAATTTTTAGAATCTTACCAGGACATAAAAACACGCCTAACTTTGATTATTTCTTTGAAACCCAGCACCAACTAACCGCTAAACAATTATGCGAAATGTATAATTTTGAATACAGCACTGCACGTAATGAAGAAGAATTAGAAACACTTTTAGCACCGTTTTACAACAAGTCCAAAAAGCCACGATTACTAGAGATTTTTACTCCTAGAACAAAAAACGACACCATCCTCTTAGATTACTTTAAATACATCAAATAA
- a CDS encoding S1 RNA-binding domain-containing protein, translating into MIRIGDYNTLEIIRETEQGIYLSDADDNEVLLPNRYVPEAFQIWDEIEVFVYLDNEERPVAVTDKPYVTRDDFALLRCNQVTQHGAFLDWGMVKELFCPFQEQAFKMKAGGWYLIYCYLDEETDRLVASSKTNQFLDNKELTVQQFDEVDLIVSHPSDLGMNVIVNKMHLGLIFSEDIFKDLSVGDKLKGFVKKVRNDNKLDIVLGKIGYRKIEPNADLVMQYLEDSSDGFLGLNDKSNPEDIKRELQMSKKTFKKAIGTLYRQRLIVIEDDGIRLVD; encoded by the coding sequence ATGATAAGAATTGGAGATTACAACACATTAGAAATAATACGAGAAACAGAACAGGGTATATACCTTTCAGATGCTGATGATAATGAGGTTTTGTTGCCAAACCGCTATGTTCCTGAAGCGTTTCAAATTTGGGATGAAATTGAGGTTTTTGTCTATTTAGATAATGAAGAGCGTCCAGTAGCGGTAACCGATAAACCATATGTAACTCGTGATGATTTTGCTTTATTAAGATGCAACCAAGTTACCCAACACGGTGCGTTTTTAGATTGGGGAATGGTAAAGGAACTATTTTGCCCGTTTCAAGAACAAGCATTTAAAATGAAAGCTGGTGGCTGGTATTTGATCTACTGCTATCTCGATGAAGAAACAGATAGATTGGTGGCTTCAAGTAAGACAAACCAATTTTTAGATAATAAAGAGTTAACAGTACAGCAATTTGATGAGGTAGATTTAATAGTATCGCATCCATCAGATTTAGGAATGAACGTGATTGTTAATAAAATGCACTTAGGACTTATCTTTTCCGAAGATATTTTTAAGGATTTGAGCGTTGGCGATAAATTGAAGGGATTTGTCAAGAAAGTACGTAATGACAACAAACTGGATATTGTTTTAGGTAAAATTGGCTATCGTAAAATTGAGCCCAATGCAGATTTGGTAATGCAGTATCTTGAGGATAGCTCTGATGGTTTTCTTGGTCTTAATGATAAATCCAACCCTGAGGATATTAAGCGCGAATTACAGATGAGTAAAAAAACCTTTAAAAAAGCAATCGGCACACTTTACAGACAACGTTTAATTGTTATTGAAGACGATGGAATTAGGTTAGTTGATTGA
- the menA gene encoding 1,4-dihydroxy-2-naphthoate octaprenyltransferase: MFKKVKPWLSAFRLRTLPLSVSGIIIGSCLAHYNGAFDVLIFVLAMLLTIALQILSNIANDYGDGMRGTDNDDRIGPKRAIQSGAITPQEMFEGIRFNILVVIILTVALVLASFGSKYLLYALLFFLLSGVSIYAAINYTVGSSPYGYKGLGDIFVFIFFGIVSVVGSYFLYTKHIDHHVWLPAITIGLLSMGVLNLNNMRDLETDKSSEKITLAVKLGKEKAKIYHITLIVLAILVSMLFSILYFSNFTIFLFYIAYIPLIIHINKVRKATSPKDFDPQLKVLALSSFLLSVLLGIGYIL, encoded by the coding sequence ATGTTTAAAAAAGTCAAACCTTGGTTATCTGCTTTTAGATTACGCACCTTGCCATTATCTGTTTCAGGAATAATAATAGGAAGCTGTTTAGCGCATTATAATGGCGCTTTTGATGTGCTTATCTTTGTACTTGCTATGTTATTGACCATTGCGTTGCAAATTCTTTCCAATATAGCTAATGACTACGGTGATGGTATGAGAGGAACAGATAACGATGATAGAATAGGTCCCAAAAGAGCTATTCAAAGTGGAGCTATAACACCACAAGAGATGTTTGAGGGTATAAGATTTAATATTCTTGTCGTTATCATATTGACCGTTGCGCTTGTTCTTGCCTCATTTGGCAGTAAGTACCTGCTTTATGCTCTACTATTTTTTTTACTTTCTGGGGTTTCTATATATGCAGCAATCAATTATACTGTTGGTAGTTCACCTTATGGATACAAAGGTTTAGGAGATATATTTGTTTTTATTTTCTTCGGAATTGTAAGCGTTGTAGGCAGTTATTTTCTTTACACAAAACATATTGATCATCACGTCTGGTTACCCGCAATCACGATTGGGTTATTGAGCATGGGTGTTTTGAACCTTAACAATATGAGGGATCTTGAGACTGATAAATCATCAGAAAAAATAACGCTCGCAGTAAAATTGGGCAAAGAGAAAGCAAAAATATACCATATTACTTTGATTGTTTTAGCAATACTGGTATCTATGTTATTTTCCATTTTATATTTCTCAAATTTTACGATCTTTTTATTTTACATTGCTTATATCCCTTTAATAATACACATCAATAAGGTAAGAAAAGCAACTTCACCAAAAGACTTTGATCCACAATTAAAAGTGCTGGCATTATCATCATTTTTGTTATCTGTTCTTTTGGGTATTGGATATATTTTATAA
- a CDS encoding PaaI family thioesterase, whose protein sequence is MQLSKEEVLNRANAASKNTLMETLNIEMVDYGDDFLVARMPVNSRVFQPDGVLHGGATAALAESVGSFASHIFLDIENKFVRGLEITANHLKSVTEGYVYAKATFLHKGRTTQLLDIRVTDDHDNLVSICRLSTISLPKKK, encoded by the coding sequence ATGCAATTATCTAAAGAAGAAGTTCTCAATAGAGCCAATGCAGCCAGTAAAAATACATTGATGGAAACCTTAAATATTGAAATGGTAGATTACGGTGATGATTTTCTCGTTGCTAGAATGCCAGTCAACTCAAGAGTTTTTCAACCAGATGGTGTTTTGCATGGAGGAGCAACTGCAGCTTTGGCAGAAAGTGTTGGGAGTTTTGCATCGCATATTTTTTTGGATATCGAGAATAAATTCGTTCGCGGATTAGAAATCACTGCCAACCACCTAAAAAGTGTTACAGAAGGTTACGTTTACGCCAAAGCAACATTTTTGCATAAAGGTCGAACCACACAGCTTTTAGATATTAGAGTGACTGATGATCATGATAATTTGGTCTCAATTTGTAGATTATCTACCATTTCGCTTCCAAAAAAGAAATAA
- a CDS encoding DUF2853 family protein, translating to MSKRDDLIAKYAEDLKEKCGETPDMDLLTKVTIGCGPSIYNADSATVSGTDESELATVKNNFLIKKLGLKDSPELDKAIHTVIEKYGKSNRNKYRAVVYYLLAKHFKKESVYK from the coding sequence ATGAGCAAAAGAGATGATTTAATAGCAAAATATGCAGAAGATTTAAAAGAGAAATGCGGTGAGACTCCAGATATGGATTTATTGACAAAAGTAACCATAGGTTGCGGTCCATCAATTTATAATGCAGACTCAGCAACAGTTTCTGGCACAGATGAATCTGAATTGGCAACAGTTAAAAATAATTTCTTGATCAAAAAACTGGGATTAAAGGATAGTCCAGAATTAGATAAAGCGATTCATACAGTTATTGAAAAATACGGGAAATCCAACAGAAACAAATACAGAGCTGTAGTTTATTATTTATTAGCTAAACATTTTAAAAAAGAGTCAGTTTACAAATAG
- a CDS encoding alpha/beta hydrolase, producing the protein MNSTEKDISYKTTNSYSTLNTLTKNTQNVWFVCHGLGYLSRYFLKYFKGLNPDENYIIAPQAPSKYYISPGFKHVGASWLTRENTKLETKNIMAYYDSIFDEEEISEEKNLIVLGYSQGVSVAMRYVAKRQLNCSQLVLHSGGIPKELEKEDFKFFTGKVKLIYGTNDEYLNEERIVQEHGKAMALFGKQLEIISFDGVHEVNVKLIYKLV; encoded by the coding sequence ATGAATTCTACAGAAAAGGATATTTCTTATAAGACTACAAACAGTTATTCAACCTTAAATACGCTCACAAAAAACACTCAAAATGTTTGGTTTGTTTGTCATGGCTTGGGTTATTTGAGCAGATACTTTTTAAAATACTTTAAGGGTTTAAATCCTGATGAAAATTATATTATTGCTCCTCAGGCACCGAGTAAATATTATATTTCTCCAGGTTTTAAACATGTTGGGGCAAGTTGGCTAACGAGAGAGAACACTAAATTGGAAACCAAAAATATAATGGCTTATTATGATTCTATTTTTGATGAAGAGGAGATTTCCGAAGAAAAGAATTTAATAGTCTTAGGCTATTCCCAAGGTGTTAGTGTTGCCATGCGCTATGTTGCGAAAAGACAACTTAATTGTTCGCAGTTGGTATTGCATTCTGGCGGAATTCCGAAGGAATTGGAAAAAGAGGATTTCAAGTTTTTTACTGGTAAAGTAAAACTTATTTATGGTACAAATGATGAATACCTTAACGAAGAAAGGATTGTACAAGAACATGGTAAAGCCATGGCGCTTTTTGGCAAACAATTGGAGATAATTTCTTTTGATGGTGTTCATGAGGTGAATGTGAAATTAATCTATAAGCTGGTTTAA